The Cololabis saira isolate AMF1-May2022 chromosome 23, fColSai1.1, whole genome shotgun sequence genomic sequence ttttatttctgtgtttCCTCCCTCCTCAGGCTTTAAGGTTCTTCTGGAtctgacagacagagagaagtATGTGACTTTGCActtcctcctttttttgtgttgtgtcttttatatatatatatatatacacacacactcttgtGAAACAGAAAgtactcagtctttctgttttttatgGAGTCTTGGAATTTTTTATGTCAATAAATTCTGGGTGTTTCTAAATAAAGTGTAACCAAGTGTAAAAATCATGACACGGCCAACAAACACTGTTGACTTTTCAAGGACGCCACGTCTGATGTTAGTCTGTAAGCAACCAAAGAAATGCACCACAATAAGTTTAATATTTTCCAAAAATGACATGTTCATCACCTGTGGATTTGTCACGACAGTTGGTACTAATCCGTCTTGTAATTTGAATTGAGTTGCgggttcagtttttttattgccCAAATTTAGTGATTCCAAATGAAGTTAATCCACAGAGATCTTTGCTCGTCTGTTCGAGCAAATGCAACGTTTTGTGTCGGCCTGTACAGCTAACAACCGACTAGGTCAAAGGCCTTCTAGTTTGGCACAGGACGAGGGCAGGATGTCTTGTCATTGAACGACTCATTATTACACAACAAAATGCTCTTgtgactcaaaaaaaaaacacaatctgAAGGTTTTAATTTCTCCCGGTCACCCTGACACAGtggtttaatgagatttttttatggTCTGGTAGTCATCCCAGAGAAACCAACTTTCAAACTCAAGCTTTGAATAAGTTCACTTTCcgtaatatgtcccctttaaccgaattgaattgaattaaggtccgcccacagcatttcagtagGCAATACAAACTTTATATTGGTCCACTGGTTGAAAGACCAAATTTCAGATTTACCTGTGAGATAAATACTTGTGTACTGAGGGATTTATGGTGGACTCAGAGACGCTTGTTATCGCAGAACAAGTTTAGATCAGCCTTCCACCACTGTGCTTCACAGTTAGTGGGAAGTGCTGATATGCTGTTTGGTTTGTCCAGATATGGTGCTTCCACACCCTGTttctgcattttgacttttaaagTGTCCTGttacataaaacattaaaatttaAATCCAATATATTTCACATGACCATCCAGTTTATACATTCATTGCTTACATCACGCCTCAGTGCTGTCAGAGGTCCCATACCAAGAATAAATCTACTATGAGTTGTTTCTTttgatgtctgtgtgtgtgcaacagTGACCTTAAtctacaaaaacaaacatgaacattttttCCAAATGTTTTCTTGGTATACTATGAAATATGTGTGTGCTTGCAGAGGGGAAACTGCCCTGCACAAAGCAGCTTCTGAAAAGCAGCATGCCGTGTGTCGGTTGCTGGTGGAGGCTGGTGCTTCACAAGAGAAGACCAATTTTCAGGTAACCGCATTTCActgaacagaaacacaaacaaaaccacAGTTACAGTTCCCGTAAATGTAATATCACAGGAATGATTTACAAGGAAGTGGCCCTTACGAGTGTGTCTGTGCTTCTTCAATTTAACGGAGACACACCCAGTTAGCACTCTCTTCccgtctttttgtttttcacgCAGGACTTGTTGCCCCCCTGttataataaaatgaaaacaaatctaAAAATAGAAACCAGCTATTGCAGAAATAACAAATACAGCTGTTGCTATAGCAGCTGGTTCTTGATGGAGAGTGacgggaaaagaaaagaaaagaaggatgttATAGAGGAAGTTGTATGTATTTGAGGAAAAGGTGTGAATTTTGatgcacagaaaaaaaacaccacttcactttgaaaatgcatttaaatgcttgtGAGCAAATTCACAGTTAAAAAGAGTGTGTCATATAATTTTCCCTCATGTGGAGATGCATGTAAACAGATAGGAACCAGGAACAAAAGGATTCGTTGTCCCTGATTAGTCAGTGAAAATATCCACAAAGACATGCATGACGCTGAGTCACGAGTGTGCACATTCTTCCAAAGCAGGTGCAAGTTCCCCTCACTAAACTTTTGTCAACGATTATTAATCCTGTATGCGCTATGACTTGTAACTGTAGCGGTCGGTATAGGACACAGACAAAGACAACGAACAGGGATTTTACGGGATCTGAATGTTTTTGCCCCCGGGGACCATAAGGAAGCCTACATCCTGTTAGAGTTATATAGAACTATGAGCTGTTTTGCATAcaatttgcaatatttatgcAAATAATTTTAATTTCTACTGGATTTATTAGATTTCAGACGTCGCCTTTGAAGAGAAGCTTGAATTGGAGAAGTAGAGTATGATCACTTGGTGGTCTTCAAGTACAAATCCTTGTCAAAAATAACCATAAGGAGCCGCTCGGTGgcacagtgggttaagcagcggctcatactgtatactgaggctacagtcctcgtttgaatcccagcctgcgcacctttgctgcatgacatccccattctctctttctacccccttcctgtctgcaacttgaataaagggccactagagcctcaaaaaatcttgaaaaaaaaaaaacaaccataacgtTTCCCACAGTAGTATTAGATGGCAATCGGTTTCCATTCATGGATTAATACAGTGATGTTGAAttttactgaattaaaataACAGTACTTAGAGTTCTTAACTACTGTAAATGCTATAAATCAGCATAGCAGAATAAATGTATGCGATGCTGCCATATAAGttgagaaaaataaagagaaaagtcTTGGTCCAAGCAAAGAGCCCTGTGGAACGCCATGACTGGCTCTGATGTGTCATGAAGACTTCTCATTCATGTGGACAAACTGGAACCTAGACCGGTGAGACAGACCGGTCCTTTAATCCCAATAACATGTTTGATCCTCTGCACCAGAATGTTGTGCTCATCATATTGAGTGCAGCACAATGTTCTAAGAGGAAAATTACAGCATAGACAAAACAAGTTTGTTGTCCGAGGTCATCATGAAGGTTAAAATTGAGTAGACAGGAGTGTGTCTGCTGAAAGACTTCAGAAGTGTTTATAGACCCTTATTTGGGACTTTTGACCATGACCATCTGACCTTAACCACCCTGCATTGTCATTTGTATGTGCTTATTTCTTGGGATCTCTTGGTTGCTTCCTAGTATTTGGTGTTTTGTACGAGTCTGCAGAAATAGGTTTTGCAAAGATGACTCAGATCCAGAATCACCTCTTCCACATGCGTCTTTCTTCCAGGGCAAGACAGCAGCTGACAAAGCAGATGGAGACTTTGAGCTGGCCTCCTACCTGAGTTCCCAACAAAACACGTCATCTTCAACCCACGAAGACCTGGAGACAGCCGTCTGAGGCTCCCGCAGTCACACAGACTCTCCCCGGAGCCTGGACTCTGCTTACAGTCACAGCGGAGACGAACCGGGAGAACGTTCGTTCAGAGAACGAGCAGTCTGGATTTCACTCTGCAGATGTGGAGCTGAACTGCCTCCGATCACGGCAGCGCTGCAGTGGAGATTTTAATACTCaactatttatttgtatttatttattcatattctaTTTATTGGTTGTGCTGATTGACTGACTGTCTAACTTTTAACAGTTCAGGATGCAAGTGCAATTTGACCAGCCGTCACACAGTTGTGAGATCCCCCGCCCATCTTGCAATGGAGTCATTTTGGTCATATTTTACTCAGCGGGGCTTCGACAGTGGTTGAACTTCTTCTGGAGAAGCCactaaaattatacaaaatataGACAGAAATACTCTTATTTATCCCATAAAACCTGTGTGCCAAAGACTGATGTGGTGTCAAATCTAATAAGGTATCGTTCCTAACTTCAGTTAAATTGTCTATTGCAAGCCTCGTGTGAATTTCAAGGAAAAAGGGTGTGTTTTTAAACAAAGGTTTGCTGTGGAAAACTCTTTATCAACATGTTTCTGTGTCAGCGATGAGTCACAGTTTTTGGTATCCACTAAAGTAAAACTCACCCAGAATAAAGGACCATATGAACATATCAAGCTGTTCCCGCTACAGCCGTGGAAGACGAGATGTGGTTGTAATTACTGGTCTAAAAAGTCCCGTAATTCTAGTTACTTAAACTGTAACCTTCTGATTCATTAGTCATTTCTGTGACAATCCTTGGATACTTCTTAGACTTGGGTCCAAAACGTTGCTTTTGCTTGGGACAATTTTAAGATTTAAGAATTGCAAGATTAAACCACAGGGAGATTGAAGCTGCTTATTGGGGTTTTAAATGTGGTTTGAAATGTTGAGCAGATCTGACAAGATACTGAGTGCTGTAAAATATGCTAtctaaaatgtataaataaccaaaagacattttaatttaaaagaaaatgttgaaatttaaaaacaaacagggtGTGAATGTTAACAGTCATCTGTGGACAGATGAGATTTCCCTTCTAACAATCAAAACTAGTTTAAGTTTCACTCTTTTCCTGCACAGTTCctccgtttttttttgtttttattggatATTTGTTAAGTTTAAGAAGCCAAAACTAATATTCACTGCTGCCATTTCAtaaaatgcccccccccccccaaacatgATGGCGTTGAGCCAGTATTTTCCCTAAGTGTGATATGCAAAATTTTAAGATTCAACTGCTCCACTCGTGTGCATTAAAGAGCAGTGTACATTCCTTTTGCACAAGCAAAATATTCTTTCttatagtaaaaaaaatatatatatatatataaatatatatatatatgatgtacACCAGTATATGTATCAAAGCTGATATTGTTTGATCACTCATTGGTAGAAAATTAATCACTAATGttctttttctaaaatgtaCAGATTTTCAAAGtgagctttttattttatctctgttcAGAAATCTAATATTTTAGCCGTTTTGGCTGAACCAAAAGACATTTTGAAAATGTCGGCTTCATCAGTTATGAAAATAGTCTCCTACATCAAAGCAACAGAAACTTTCTCTTTACAATCTCACCTAAAATGTCTCCATCTAAGctcattttttaaacaaacaagcaaagtGTGACTCAAGTGTGACGACGCTCGCTGCGGACCAGAGTTTGTTACTGGCAAAAGGGCCGGTATTTGGAGGGAGCAAAGCAACAAGGCATGAGAGGGTGTGTTATAAACATAATCACTACTGTCTAATTTCAAACAAGAGCTACTCGATCAAATAGTTTTCAGTGTGTTGGTGGTACTCCTGATGCGACAGGTGTTTTGCACGCTCCGTCTGAGTGGGTGTATAATAATATGACTCATTCCATATCTAAAAAGCAGCATATTCACAGTTTAACCGCAGACTGTGTAACGTTgaccgtgtgtgtgtatgtgagaccGTTTTCATGCATATCCTGTGTGAACaagaccgtgtgtgtgtgtattagcaTCATTTAtccgagaagaaaaaagaaaaacatctgaGCCATATGTAATGCAATATGAGTGACtgactttttctctctttttcttttttttgtatttctctaTCAGTTGTTTACATTACATTAATGTTTCAAACATAGTCAACCTTTGAGCACGGAGGATATTGAATGTGCAATGTTACTTCAGTGCCGTTTGTGtttatgattgttttttttttttttttacttgttttgttttgtgtgcgtgtatgttGAAGGACTGAAATAACCCATGAGGTATCTTCTGATAAGAACTGCTGTCGACTTACTTACAGTTggaggaagtgggagaaaaagcTTTCCTGGGTATTTTGGGGGCATTTTAAAAATTTGCGTGTAGCCATCATAGAAGTTTTGCAAACTATCTTTGGAAATTAAATTTCCAGCTGCTAAAGTGATTTGCAGTATTCTTCAAACAGTTCTTCATGAGGCATCTGTTATTTTAAAATCAAcatttggtgttttattttatcaagatGTATTTCCAATTAGAGCCAATATACTTCAGCTTGAGTTTTTGGTTAACTTTCCTCTACGTAAAACAttatttaaatgaaaaacaatatatttaaGGCTCAAATTCACCAAATATGACTGAAAACTGACTTTATAAAAAAAGCTTTCTTCAAATTTTGGGGTGAGTTCTGCAGTCCGTATATGATCAACCATGATAGTATCCTGATCTGCGGTGAAATTTATTCACAAATTTCAGCGCTGTAGAGcagtttcatatttttttttcgtgAATTTCATTTAGTGACAAGTGGAGACCCTTTATTTGGATGTAATTTACAGTTCAAGCCACTTAAGTAGTACACTCGATTTtagctaaataaataactacTAGCAGTATAGCACGACTTTCAAAAGTCTCATtttcttgggggggggggggactaaaTAAATCACCCATATTCCTTtagagataaataaatacaccttAATTCAGATGTGATCAAACAGCTTTTATGTCTTATTTTTGCCAGTGCCATCAACTCAGCAGTCAAGCAGAGATTCAACACGCAGCTACcgtagtttcttttttttcaggcaGTCAAGGTGAAGAGCCGTTGCAGAAGTAGTGTTATTCTTAAAGTTATAATTTGTTGCAAAATTTACATATTTGTACGTTTTTAACACATCAAATGTCCAATTTTAAGTGGGCCGGACATGAGATCAGATTTGATGTTTTCATCTCACTAAACGTCCCCAATACAGAATCCAACAGTGACAATAGGCGTTTTGTTGGTGTTTCTTGTGATATTTCAGTCTGCCATctccattaaaataataaaaatgctgATGACATCCTGTCCTCAGGGGTCTTCTCTAATTTTTCAGTAAAATCTGGTTAAACTCTCTCGACTGATGAATATTGTCATTATTACTGGGTGGCGGCCAGTCAGACCACTGGATCTGACCAATCCCAGCAGACTCTTGATCAGGGAAAGAGTTGGGCTTCCTAGctttaaacctttaaattaaaatgtaacttctgtaaaaaaaaaaaaatactattttgTTTCTTCGTGCAGGACTTCCATGATGGCTACTGCTGACAAACATCTGACACACAGATCTTCCTCTGGAGATGATAACATATACATAATTGTCTATTTAAAGGGGAAAACGTTGTACTTGTGAATGGTGATGACATTTTCTATGAAGCGACTGCGGCAACGAGCCGGGCCTGTtctgaatcacacacacacacactcttcatattactcttactcgagtaaaaacACCTTTGTATTAAATTGTCTCTCATCAGAGTTGGTCATGCATGGCATTTTCTTACCTCCTTTGggatttgttttctgttttaatgGCATAACGACTGGCATTAATGTTGTTTCAACTATTAAATTATTATAGTTTTAAAGGTTTCATAGCTGAGTTTCTTAATGTCGGGCATgtgttttgtggtttttgttcacattttgcttttgtattttctttttctgctgctgaTAATGATGGGATTACTTGAAGtttgatttgtgtttttgtttaaataacTTGTGATCATGTCGTTTGTGTCTCAGAGCTTATTTTCTGCTTAAATGATTGTAGGGGAACACCCCTCCTTACAGTTTTCTGCATAGTCATTTTTTTCACTTCCTCATTTGACAGAAAAGTGGCGGTGAAGTTCAGTTGTGGCATGACTGAGCTGGTGAAACCACATACAGGCAGCAAATACTGGATATCCTCACTGCAGTACAGTCAGTAAAATATTAAACAAAAGTCGCTAATCAAGCTCATCTGAGATGCACCAACATGACTCCTAACCTAGAACACATTCAGTGAATATCTCCTCACCATCTGCTAACTGTCCATCTTATAAAGGACAACATGGGGAAGTAACTTGGGTTTTCTGAAAGGtgtttttgaagcctctttttcttcttactGCGTAGCACACCGCCTAACCTCTTTTAATGCAGAAGTTGCCAAATGGGCGGTGTGTAAAGCTGGTACAGCTGGTTTGCCGATAATGCTGATTTATGTAATCCTTCATTTAGTCTGCTCAAATCTGTGCAAACATCCTCATTAAAAATGCTGCTACCAAAACAACATCCGATATAAGTGGTGGCAGAGCTGAAATTGAGGGATGGTGGAGCTCCGCTGGGACTCGGGGTCAGTCGACAACTTGCAAAACTCCATGATTAGCTATCTGTTAGTTAGAGGTTGGGGCGGAAGGGTCTTGAAATCAGCCAACGTTGCTGAACTGGAGGGCCCATCTGCTACAATAGGTAGAAGAGAAGCCGATGAGCGTGCAGTGGTTAAGTTTGCACCCTCTGATTCAACTCGTGGCACAGCTAACTTTTTCAGGCTGCTTTGCCCCGTCGCCCTTCCAGGCCAAAACCCTTCCCAGAAGTCTCTTAGAACAGCTAATGGCACAGTAATGATAATGCTTGGTTAGGACTTCATATACAACCATCGCGCCACAAGTTGAAACGCCAAACTATAATTATCCCATCAGCCAATCCCCAACGGGGAGGGGTGTGATCATGCACGTCAAATGGGAGGGggatgttttgtttcaaatatcaacagatgTGATTTCATCCAGAAACTGCTTACCCCACCTTTTAATTCTAataaaagttgatattgacaTTGTTTGGTTTGCCGTTGTTAGTTACCCGTACTTATAGCAACAGTGTTCACATATTAccaaaaggaaaacatttttgcTTTCAAGGAAAGCAGAAATTGACTCTCATCAACAGCTAATATTTTGATGTTTGAAATCCATTCAagtaaacagcaaaaaaaaaaaacaaagacataaaCCCGAGCCTACAGAAATTCATAGGTACAGACAGTAAATATTTCTGTACACAGAACAGTTTTCAACTTGGTACATTTCTGTCATACAAGTCtaacatgtctttttttttaaatcttttattgATGTCACCACCAAAGTGGTGACTCCACCAGCAGGAGAAgttaatgaaaagaaagaagcaaAATAGTACCACTGAaaacgtttttaaaaaaaagtgccagTCAAGTACAGTACTTGTAGCAACCTGCTACTATGATGCCTTCACTGAAAAATGTCAGCCATCAACCTTTTACATACTGTAACATACAGGAAAATGTTGGCTGTGATACAAGTCTGAAGCCTCGTCAATAATCACGTTAAAACAAGCAGGGCCTCGTAAAGGAATGTAAGACTGATTCACTAGAACTTGTGTGTCAGCAACCACGTGTTGTTCTGGCAGCAGTTCCTCCGTACACCGATAATCCTGTAATGTTACTGTTTGTTTGATACATGGCTGATGTAGATGCCTCAGTCCACGATACAAACTTCTTacttaaatatgttgtcttcaAGTGTCCCATCACCACATACAAATCAGTCCCTGGGAAGACATAAATCTAATAAGATACCTGTCAATTCAAAAATAACTGAATCACACAGAGATTTctgttagtttttttgttttgttttgttttgtgcctTCCCTTTTCCCCAACCTAAAGCAATGTACTACATGCTTATCCTTCCCCTCTACATTCAACCCCCTCGTTTGGCGTGGTATAAACAGAAACCTCTTCCTCTCACGAGTCTTATTACTCATTTACTGAGTAAATATGACACAAATGTTGAAAGATGGTGTGAGGTGTGGGATAATTATACCATCAGCATAAGGCTGATTATACTGCCATATGTTTTCACACAATAACCTTGTTTATTTATCACTTGTAACACAATTGAAAATGTTATAGTCTGTTAAAACAGCATTAGCACGCTATTTGAGCAATATCTTCTTTGAACTATTAGTTTTATTATTCCGTGTATTATTATTTGCATTCAGTTTTATTCTTTGGAGTGAACATAATCAAACATATTCATCCTTTTCTCTTGCAGTGCTGGACCATCTGCAATATTTAGCTTTTAAAGTAATTTAAGGCCATGTACAagaatcaaaaaaaagaaagaacagctATTTTCACACAACCGTGACATTTACATTTTGACACGGACTGAGAAACCTGTCATTGGTATTTTTATCCATTTCTTCTTATTGCTTAGTCATTCTGGTTTGTCTTTCCTTCACTTTCAGTTTGTTCGCCTTGTGTTTACTATAAAGGTTACGATTAAAGCTTTatttagtgttttattttttaacacatttcataaataacattaaaaaaaataagaatatacTGTATAATGATCATGTTTATCAAGATATTATTGGACAAAAAGTTTGAATAAATTTGCCAAAGCAAAAAAGCTGTTTGAAATCATTACACAACAGAACAAAGTGATCAAACCATCGTGTACAACTTCACAGTTTGGCCTCAAACTTTTAAGTACATTAATTaagattatataaaaaaaaaaaaagaaatagaaacgtaacttttttaacatgttttttttctccgtcAAATTACGTCGACGGTGACGACGTCATCACCAGCTCCGTATAAATAGGAGGCAGTCAGCTCAGCTGCTGAAAGGAAAGGAGCACAAGAGGACAAGGAAGTGCGATTAACATTTGAGATTTCATTGTAAAAACTTTAAATATTCCACTTTTAacgttattttattttggctaCCAGGTGTAGTGATATGACAGTTGGTtaaaagttattttgtttagttGAGACTTTGCCCTGCGACAGTTCAACGGCGGATTTGTGTGTTCAGGTCAGTAGACTTTTACCTTTTACCTTCATGTCACGTTTGGGTTTATGTTTTGAAGAAGTTTCTCGCCTGTTTTGTGCCGTATTTCAAGAAACAACCGGCTTTTCATTCAAACTACCGACGACTCGCGCATGCCTCGACATGACAGCAATAACAAGCTCAACGCAAGAATTACTTCTATAACTCACATAATTTAATTATTAACTCTATgcattattacacacacacacacacacacacacatacatatatatatatatatatatatatatatatatatatatatatatatatatatatatatatacatatatatatatatatatatatatatttaatttattttttttacttgtaacacATGTTTAGTtactaatatattatattttgtgAGGAAGTCATCTCATTTTACCGTTTTTAGCCTCAAATCTGTGGATCATATTTGTTTTTCTCTGATTAATGTTGCTACTTTCTTTACTTCTGAGCCCATTGCTCTAAATGAATCAGTTATCAAAGATAAAAACAGTCAGCTACCATCCTCAGTATGACTAACTTCACCTGTAAAGAAGGTACATTTGTGGCACGCACTTAAGATAACGCCATTTACAACCCATGCATTTAGGAAAGGTTGATTACACAGTTTTTATGTGAATTTGACAATAGCTGGATGTCTTCAAACAACTAAAAATGTTCACAAAATGTCTTGATATTTCCTCCCAAGGGTTTACAATCtttctattacagaaaataataaatattaaaaatctGTAGTGTTTGATCACAAGATCTAGTTAAACACAGGCATAAACCAGGTTTTCAGCTGTAAATTCTTACTGTTGTATGTCGTTTTATTGCTCAGTGGACAGTGAACCAGCAATGGCAGAGGGGCGTGTGGAAAACCAGGAGCCCATCTGCAACCACAGCAGCCCCCCCAGCACGGCAGAGTCCAGCCCTGACCCCCCCTCAGAGAGCATGGAGGACACTATGGAGTACCGGCTCATGATGGCCTACGCCACCAGAAGAATACCAAGACAGAAAGTTGTGCGACACAAACTGGACAAACAGGTTTCGGTAAATGGTGATAGTAATACAAATGGAACTTCTGCATCTCAGACACCAGTCGAGAATGGAAAAGAGGAAATAAcagaggagaagaggaagaagaagaaaaacaagaagatATTGAGGTTTCTCGGACGTTTAAGATGTATGAAACCTCAGattgaagatgatgaagaaccTCAGCAAACGCTTGAAGGTCAACATGGACTCGACAACAGATGTTTAGGTCCTCCTGTTGCTAGTGGTGCTTCTGCtcatgatgaggaggaggaggaggaggaggatggtaAGTACAAATCCTGTCTCGTCAGAAAGAGGAATCAGTGTATGATGAGCCTTTGTCTTGTATGTTAATTgataagaagaggaaaaaacaaaaagcctGAATACTTTTCCAGAGGAAGTTAATGATTTACCGGTATTTTGTTTGGCAATTAGGTCACAAGTAGTTTAATTCAGTGTCAGAAATTGTAAGAAAGACGTTTAAAATGAGCGCATAGAGAAGCAGGGGTCGTCAGAGGTAGTTTCATTTTAAACCAATAAGAGGATTATTCAGCAATAATCCTCATTTTTTGTCTGGCATCCAATGAAAATAAAGTCTTTCTATTAAATGGAAATCAAgtcaaagttttatttcaatacCACAACTTCAGAAGGCAAAGGTGTTGTACAGGTTAGCgcaatcaaaagaaaaaaataataatctgtGCTAAATAGCACTGTAATAAACATTTAGTTATCAATCATAATATGATGATAAATTAAAGTCAATAAATGAGGTGTGTTTGCACAATAAAATTCAACATTTCCTGCTAAACTTGAACAAAAGGCCAGAGAGAATATTATTGGTTTTGAGTTGTGTTGTAAAAGGGCAAATTCCAGCACTGGTATGGAaaagtta encodes the following:
- the LOC133424386 gene encoding uncharacterized protein LOC133424386, translated to MAEGRVENQEPICNHSSPPSTAESSPDPPSESMEDTMEYRLMMAYATRRIPRQKVVRHKLDKQVSVNGDSNTNGTSASQTPVENGKEEITEEKRKKKKNKKILRFLGRLRCMKPQIEDDEEPQQTLEGQHGLDNRCLGPPVASGASAHDEEEEEEEDDDHEDLVNAVNRLIGISDGIQFGSEIEPDGNDGDDNVEKLIGLLLRENGDRLNEKMKEENITADIFSNYTFFSRVITTLLRRIGFRSSSPNDLGPQASPKAQIAATCEVTSRLSAVDTLPSVRLLQYGARYLQEFYSPWVQLNGGYEAAMESDEEVE